In Gossypium arboreum isolate Shixiya-1 chromosome 5, ASM2569848v2, whole genome shotgun sequence, a single genomic region encodes these proteins:
- the LOC108454108 gene encoding acetyl-CoA carboxylase 1-like gives MSEAQRRSAVSGGNNGYVNGVLPIRSPATICEVDEFCSALGGKKPIHSILIANNGMAAAKFIRSIRTWAYETFGTEKAILLVAMATPEDMRINAEHIRIADQFVEVPGGTNNNNYANVQLIVEMAEITHVDAVWPGWGHASENPELPDALNAKGIIFLGPPSVSMAALGDKIGSSLIAQAADVPTLPWSGSHVKIPAESCLVSIPDEIYSKACVYTTEEAIASCQVVGYPAMIKASWGGGGKGIRKVHSDDEVRALFKQVQGEVPGSPIFIMKVASQSRHLEVQLLCDQYGNVAALHSRDCSLQRRHQKIIEEGPITVAPSKTVKKLEQAARRLAKCVNYVGAATVEYLYSMDTGEYYFLELNPRLQVEHPVTEWIAEVNLPAAQVAVGMGIPLWQIPEIRRFYGVEHGGGYDSWRKVSVVATCFDFDKAESTMPKGHCVAVRVTSEDPDDGFKPTSGKVQELSFKSKPNVWAYFSVKSGGGIHEFSDSQFGHVFAFGESRALAIANMVLGLKEIQIRGEIRTNVDYTIDLLHASDYRENKIHTGWLDSRIAMRVRAERPPWYLSVVAGALYKASASSAAMVSDYIGYLEKGQIPPKHISLMHSQVSLNIEGSKYTIEMVRGGTGSYRLRMNESEIEAEIHTLRDGGLLMQLDGKSHVIYAEEEAAGTCLLIDGRTCLLQKDHDPSKLVAETPCKLLRFLVSDGSHIDADTPYAEVEVMKMCMPLLSPASGVIQIKSSEGQTMQAGELIARLDLDDPSAVRKTEPFQGNFPVLGPPTAISDKVHQRCAASLNAARMILAGYEHNINEVVQSLLNCLDSPELPFLQWQECMSVLATRLPKDLKNELELKYKGFEVIPSSQNIDFPAKLLKGVLDSHLSSCSEKERGSLERHIEPLMSLVKSYEGGRESHARVIVRSLFEEYLSVEELFSDHIQADVIERLRVQYKKDLLKVLDIVLSHQGVKNKNKLILRLLEQLVYPNPAAYRDQLIRFSALNHTSYSELALKASQLLEQTKLSELRSTIARSLSELEMFTEDGESMDTPKRKSALNERMEDLVSAPLAVEDALIGLFDHSDHTLQRRVVETYVRRLYQPYLVKESVRMQWHRSGLIASWEFLEEHIERTNGSEEQMSVEKHSERKWGAMVIIKSLQFLPAIISVALREKTHNLEKATPHGSLEPTTFGNMIHIALVGINNQMSLLQDSGDEDQAQERIKKLVKILQDKEVGSSLRSAGVGVISCIIQRDEGRTPMRHSFHWSAKKLYYEEEPLLRHLEPPLSIYLELDKLKGYEGIRYTPSRDRQWHLYTVLDKPHPIQRMFLRTLVRQPTSNDRLTAYSGHDVDMRHNQLAISFTSKSIFRSIMAAMEELELNVHNATLKPDHAQMYLCFLQEQEINDLMPYTKRVDIDAGQEEEAVETILEELAREIHAFAGVRMHKLGVCQWEVKLWIASFGRANGAWRVVVTNVTGQTCTVHIYRELENTSKHQAVYHSLSVRGPLHGVPVNAHYKPLGVLDQKRLLARKNGTTYCYDFPLAFQMALEQSFASRIPGFKKPKDKRLCKVTELVFADQKGYWGTPLIPTERQPGLNDVGMIAWSMEMSTPEFPSGRTILIVANDVTFKAGSFGPREDAFFLAVTDLACNKKLPLIYLAANSGARIGVAEEVKACFKVGWSDESSPENGFQYVYLTPEDYARIGSSVIAHEMRLASGKTRWVIDAIVGKEDGLGVENLSGSGAIASAYSRAYKETFTLTYVTGRTVGIGAYLARLGMRCIQRLDQPIILTGFSALNKLLGREVYSSHMQLGGPKIMATNGVVHLTVSDDLEGVSAILNWLSCIPPHLGGPIPVLNPFDPPERSVEYFPETSCDPHAAICGTLDSNGNWQGGIFDRDSFVETLEGWARTVVTGRAKLGGIPVGIVAVETQTVMQVIPADPGQLDSHERVVPQAGQVWFPDSATKTAQAIMDFNREELPLFILANWRGFSGGQRDLFEGILQAGSTIVENLRTYGQPVFVYIPMMGELRGGAWVVVDSRINSDQIEMYAERTAKGNVLEPEGIIEIKFRKKELIECMGRLDQQLINLNEKLHKANSNGGHAKAESLQQQIQSREKQLLPVYTQIATKFAELHDTSLKMAAKGVIKEVVDWDRSRSFFYRRLRRRISENSLVKTVKDAAGDQLSYKSAMDLIKRWFFDSNVAKGREDAWVNDEAFFSWKDDTRNYNEKLQELRVQKVLLQLTNIGSSASDMQALPRGLAALLSKMEPSSRKQIANEIRKVLS, from the exons ATGTCTGAGGCCCAAAGAAGGTCAGCTGTGTCTGGCGGAAATAATGGATACGTAAATGGGGTATTGCCAATCCGGAGCCCGGCTACAATATGTGAAGTAGATGAATTCTGTTCTGCGCTTGGAGGGAAAAAGCCGATCCATAGCATTTTAATTGCGAACAATGGAATGGCAGCTGCCAAATTTATACGTAGTATTAGAACGTGGGCTTATGAAACATTTGGTACCGAAAAGGCAATCCTGTTGGTGGCAATGGCTACTCCTGAGGACATGAGAATCAATGCAGAGCATATTAGAATTGCCGACCAGTTTGTGGAAGTTCCCGGGGGGACAAATAATAATAACTACGCCAATGTGCAGCTCATTGTAGAG ATGGCAGAGATAACACATGTTGATGCGGTTTGGCCTGGATGGGGTCATGCATCAGAAAACCCTGAGCTGCCTGATGCACTGAATGCAAAAGGAATCATTTTTCTTGGGCCTCCATCTGTTTCTATGGCAGCATTGGGAGATAAGATTGGTTCATCATTGATTGCCCAAGCAGCAGATGTACCCACCCTTCCATGGAGTGGTTCTCAT GTGAAAATTCCTGCTGAAAGTTGCCTAGTTTCTATTCCAGATGAAATATATAGTAAAGCATGCGTTTATACAACAGAAGAAGCAATTGCAAGTTGTCAAGTTGTTGGTTATCCCGCAATGATTAAGGCATCTTGGGGTGGCGGCGGTAAAGGCATAAGAAAG GTTCATAGTGATGATGAAGTTAGGGCACTATTCAAGCAAGTGCAAGGCGAAGTTCCAGGTTCACCTATATTTATAATGAAAGTTGCTTCACAG AGCCGGCATTTAGAGGTCCAGTTACTTTGTGATCAGTATGGGAATGTTGCTGCTTTGCATAGCCGTGACTGTAGTCTTCAGAGGCGGCACCAGAAG ATTATCGAGGAGGGTCCAATCACTGTAGCTCCATCGAAGACAGTAAAAAAGCTGGAGCAGGCAGCTAGAAGGTTAGCTAAATGTGTGAATTATGTTGGAGCTGCAACTGTTGAATATCTTTACAGTATGGACACTGGCGAGTACTACTTTCTAGAGCTCAACCCTCGGTTACAA GTGGAGCACCCTGTAACCGAGTGGATTGCTGAAGTGAATCTGCCAGCTGCTCAGGTTGCCGTCGGGATGGGTATTCCTCTATGGCAAATTCCTG AAATACGGAGATTTTATGGAGTGGAACATGGTGGAGGTTATGATTCTTGGAGAAAAGTTTCTGTTGTTGCCACTTGTTTTGATTTTGACAAGGCTGAATCAACAATGCCTAAAGGTCACTGTGTAGCTGTGCGTGTGACAAGTGAGGATCCTGATGATGGTTTTAAACCTACCAGCGGAAAAGTACAG GAGTTGAGTTTTAAAAGCAAGCCAAATGTGTGGGCTTACTTCTCTGTCAAG TCTGGAGGAGGCATTCATGAATTTTCAGATTCTCAATTTG GACATGTCTTTGCTTTTGGGGAATCCAGAGCTCTTGCTATAGCAAACATGGTTCTTGGGTTGAAAGAAATTCAAATCCGTGGAGAAATTCGTACAAATGTTGATTACACAATTGACCTTTTACAT GCTTCAGATTACCGAGAAAATAAAATCCACACTGGTTGGTTGGACAGTAGAATTGCCATGCGAGTTAGAGCAGAAAGGCCTCCGTGGTATCTTTCAGTTGTTGCCGGAGCTCTCTAT AAAGCATCGGCCAGCAGTGCAGCTATGGTTTCAGATTATATTGGTTATCTTGAAAAGGGTCAAATTCCTCCCAAG CACATATCACTTATGCATTCTCAAGTGTCTTTGAACATTGAAGGAAGCAAATATACG ATTGAAATGGTTAGAGGGGGAACAGGAAGTTATAGGTTGAGAATGAATGAGTCGGAGATTGAGGCAGAGATACATACATTACGCGATGGTGGTTTATTGATGCAG TTGGATGGAAAAAGTCATGTCATTTATGCAGAGGAAGAAGCCGCTGGTACTTGCCTTCTAATTGATGGAAGGACTTGCCTGCTACAG AAAGATCACGATCCTTCAAAATTAGTGGCTGAAACACCATGCAAACTGCTTAGATTTTTGGTTTCTGATGGTAGTCATATTGATGCCGACACACCTTATGCTGAGGTTGAGGTTATGAAAATGTGTATGCCTCTTCTTTCACCTGCTTCAGGAGTTATTCAAATAAAATCATCTGAAGGTCAAACAATGCAG GCTGGTGAGCTCATTGCTAGGTTGGATCTGGATGACCCTTCAGCTGTTAGGAAAACTGAACCATTCCAGGGGAACTTTCCGGTACTGGGGCCGCCCACTGCAATTTCTGACAAAGTTCATCAGAGATGTGCTGCAAGTTTAAATGCAGCCCGCATGATTCTCGCTGGTTATGAGCATAATATCAATGAA GTAGTTCAAAGCCTGCTAAATTGCCTTGACAGTCCCGAGCTGCCTTTCCTTCAATGGCAAGAATGCATGTCTGTTTTGGCAACCAGGCTTCCCAAAGATCTTAAAAATGAG CTGGAATTGAAGTATAAAGGGTTTGAAGTGATTCCAAGCTCCCAGAATATAGACTTTCCTGCAAAGCTATTGAAGGGAGTCCTCGAC TCCCATCTATCCTCTTGTTCTGAGAAAGAAAGAGGATCCCTAGAGAGGCATATTGAACCATTGATGAGCCTTGTGAAGTCATATGAAGGCGGAAGAGAGAGTCATGCTCGTGTTATTGTGCGTTCCCTTTTCGAAGAGTATCTATCTGTTGAAGAGTTATTCAGTGACCACATCCAG GCTGATGTGATCGAACGTCTTCGGGTTCAGTATAAGAAAGATCTACTAAAGGTTTTGGACATTGTGCTTTCTCATCAG GGTGTCAAGAATAAAAATAAACTGATACTCAGACTCTTGGAACAACTGGTTTATCCGAACCCTGCTGCATATAGAGATCAACTAATCCGATTCTCTGCACTAAATCATACTAGTTATTCTGAG TTGGCACTCAAGGCTAGTCAATTACTGGAACAAACCAAATTGAGTGAACTTCGCTCCACCATTGCTAGAAGCCTTTCTGAATTAGAAATGTTTACTGAGGATGGTGAAAGTATGGACACGCCCAAGAGGAAAAGTGCCCTTAATGAAAGAATGGAGGATCTCGTTAGTGCTCCTTTAGCTGTTGAAGATGCTCTCATAGGTTTGTTTGATCATAGTGATCACACACTTCAGAGGCGGGTTGTAGAGACATACGTTCGGAGGCTTTACCAG CCATATCTTGTAAAGGAGAGTGTCCGTATGCAGTGGCATAGATCTGGTCTTATTGCTTCATGGGAGTTCTTGGAAGAGCATATCGAGAGAACGAATGGGTCAGAAGAACAAATGTCTGTTGAGAAACATAGTGAGAGGAAATGGGGAGCCATGGTTATAATTAAATCTCTCCAATTTTTGCCTGCAATTATCAGTGTCGCATTAAGGGAAAAAACTCATAACCTTGAGAAAGCAACTCCACATGGATCTCTTGAGCCAACAACCTTTGGTAATATGATCCATATTGCACTTGTCGGCATAAACAATCAGATGAGTTTACTTCAAGATAG TGGTGATGAGGATCAAGCTCAAGAGAGAATCAAGAAATTAGTGAAAATACTTCAAGATAAAGAGGTAGGGTCAAGTCTACGCTCGGCTGGTGTGGGGGTAATTAGCTGTATCATACAGAGGGATGAAGGGCGAACACCAATGAGGCACTCGTTTCATTGGTCAGCTAAAAAACTATATTATGAGGAAGAACCTCTTTTGCGACATCTAGAACCTCCTCTATCCATATACCTCGAATTG GATAAGCTTAAAGGCTACGAGGGCATAAGGTATACCCCATCACGTGACCGTCAATGGCACTTATATACTGTTCTAGACAAGCCACACCCGATCCAGAGGATGTTCCTCAGAACACTTGTCAGGCAGCCTACATCCAATGATAGGCTTACAGCATATTCGGGACATGATGTTGACATGAGGCATAATCAATTGGCTATATCTTTTACTTCAAAGAGCATTTTTCGGTCCATAATGGCTGCTATGGAGGAGTTGGAACTTAACGTGCACAATGCTACTCTAAAGCCCGACCATGCTCAGATGTACCTTTGTTTCTTACAAGAGCAAGAGATAAATGATCTCATGCCTTATACCAA GAGAGTTGACATAGATGCTGGACAAGAAGAAGAGGCAGTAGAGACGATCTTAGAAGAACTGGCTCGGGAAATTCATGCGTTTGCCGGTGTAAGAATGCATAAATTAGGTGTTTGTCAGTGGGAGGTGAAGCTCTGGATAGCATCTTTTGGACGAGCAAATGGTGCTTGGAGAGTTGTAGTGACAAATGTGACAGGCCAGACCTGTACTGTGCAT ATATACCGAGAACTAGAGAATACCAGCAAACACCAAGCGGTATACCATTCCCTTTCTGTAAGGGGTCCTTTGCATGGTGTACCAGTTAATGCCCACTATAAGCCTTTGGGTGTTCTTGACCAGAAACGTCTATTAGCAAGGAAAAATGGTACCACTTACTGCTATGACTTTCCATTG GCATTCCAGATGGCCTTGGAACAGTCATTTGCATCGCGAATCCCAGGTTTTAAAAAACCCAAAGATAAACGTCTTTGTAAGGTCACGGAACTTGTATTTGCTGACCAAAAAGGTTACTGGGGCACTCCTCTTATTCCAACCGAACGCCAGCCTGGCCTCAATGATGTTGGCATGATAGCCTGGAGCATGGAAATGTCAACTCCCGAGTTTCCTTCTGGAAGAACAATTTTGATAGTAGCAAATGATGTTACCTTCAAAGCTGGTTCTTTTGGCCCAAGAGAGGATGCATTCTTTCTTGCCGTGACCGATCTTGCATGCAATAAGAAACTGCCTTTAATTTATTTGGCTGCTAACTCTGGTGCCCGTATTGGGGTAGCTGAGGAAGTCAAAGCCTGCTTTAAAGTTGGTTGGTCCGATGAATCCAGCCCTGAGAACGGTTTTCAATATGTTTACTTGACCCCTGAGGATTATGCAAGGATTGGATCATCTGTCATTGCACATGAGATGAGGCTAGCCAGTGGAAAAACCAGGTGGGTGATCGATGCTATTGTGGGTAAGGAGGATGGTTTGGGGGTAGAGAACTTATCGGGTAGTGGGGCCATTGCAAGTGCATACTCAAGGGCATACAAGGAAACCTTTACCTTAACATATGTGACTGGTAGAACTGTGGGTATAGGTGCTTATCTTGCTCGTCTTGGCATGCGATGCATACAGAGACTTGACCAGCCAATTATTTTGACTGGTTTCTCTGCATTGAATAAACTTCTTGGTCGTGAGGTTTATAGCTCCCACATGCAACTTGGTGGACCTAAAATCATGGCAACAAATGGGGTTGTACATCTCACTGTCTCGGATGACCTTGAAGGGGTATCAGCGATTTTGAACTGGCTAAGTTGCATTCCTCCTCATCTAGGTGGGCCAATACCCGTTTTAAATCCTTTTGATCCTCCAGAACGATCTGTGGAGTACTTCCCAGAAACTTCATGTGATCCTCATGCTGCTATTTGTGGTACTTTAGATAGTAATGGGAACTGGCAGGGGGGTATTTTCGACAGGGATAGCTTTGTCGAGACACTGGAAGGATGGGCCAGAACAGTTGTGACAGGAAGGGCAAAGCTTGGAGGAATCCCTGTAGGAATAGTAGCTGTCGAGACGCAGACAGTGATGCAGGTTATCCCTGCTGATCCGGGACAACTTGATTCACATGAGAGGGTCGTCCCTCAAGCTGGACAGGTATGGTTTCCGGATTCTGCTACAAAAACAGCTCAAGCAATAATGGATTTCAATAGGGAAGAGCTTCCACTTTTCATCCTTGCCAATTGGAGAGGCTTTTCGGGCGGGCAAAGGGATCTTTTTGAGGGCATCCTTCAGGCTGGGTCAACCATTGTTGAGAATCTCAGAACATATGGACAACCCGTCTTTGTTTACATTCCCATGATGGGTGAGCTTCGTGGTGGGGcatgggttgttgtggatagtcGGATAAATTCAGACCAGATAGAAATGTATGCCGAGCGCACTGCTAAAGGTAATGTCCTTGAGCCAGAAGGAATAATCGAAATCAAGTTTAGGAAAAAGGAACTAATAGAGTGCATGGGAAGGCTCGACCAACAGCTTATAAATTTGAACGAAAAACTTCACAAAGCCAACAGCAATGGAGGCCATGCCAAGGCAGAGTCTCTGCAGCAGCAAATACAATCACGTGAGAAGCAACTGTTGCCAGTGTACACGCAAATAGCCACTAAATTTGCTGAACTTCACGATACTTCTTTGAAGATGGCTGCAAAAGGGGTAATAAAAGAAGTTGTTGACTGGGACCGTTCACGCTCATTCTTCTACAGAAGACTGCGCCGGAGAATTTCTGAGAATTCTCTGGTCAAAACTGTAAAAGATGCAGCCGGTGACCAACTGTCATATAAATCTGCAATGGACTTGATCAAGAGATGGTTTTTTGATTCCAATGTTGCAAAGGGAAGAGAAGATGCTTGGGTTAATGATGAAGCTTTCTTTTCATGGAAGGATGATACGAGAAACTACAATGAGAAGCTACAAGAGCTTCGTGTCCAAAAGGTATTGCTTCAGCTTACGAATATTGGCAGTTCAGCTTCGGATATGCAAGCTCTACCCCGAGGCCTTGCTGCCCTTCTAAGTAAG ATGGAGCCATCAAGTAGGAAACAAATAGCTAACGAAATCCGTAAGGTTCTGAGTTGA